The DNA window TCCTTCTCCAGTCGCAGCGCAATAGACGCTGGCAGTTTTACGCCGTGCTTCTCGATGTACTCTGCCGTCTCAAAAATATCCCAGTCGTGCTCCTCACGCAGCGCGAATGCCTGGGCGATCACCTCGCCTTCGTTCGACTTCGCGGCGTGCTTTTCATTCTCGCGCCGGTTCTTATCCCTGCTGGTGGATATAGCCTCCACCCGGGAAACGTGATCGTTCATCAGGTAGCCGACTTCAATCAGCAGTTTGGTGAGCTTAAGTACCGGGTGCGGCCCGGATGGCCCGTCATCGTCGTCTTGCCCTCGCTTTTTAGGCTGCTGCAGCTGTGAAATCTCTTCTTCAAAGACTCCAACGGCGCGTGCTGTTGTGCGCTTTAGCAATTCCATATGCGCCAGCGTGTCATATAGGGTTCTCGCAGCGCTGACCTCCAGACCTTCACCGATCAGCTCCTCCGCTGCTGAATAGTCAACCTGTCTGGGGTGGCCGCGCCGGTTCGGTACCAATTTGGTTTCGTGGTCCTGCTGGAACGGCTTACCCTTCCCTCGTGGCTTAGGGGTGTGGGTAACGGCGGGTAAAGTGATCTTTTTGGCCTGTGTGCCCTTTTTATTCTTTGATGCGGCCGCTTTGGTGGGTGCGTCTTTTTGCGGTTGGGAAACCTCGGCCAATGCCTTGCTGTGCGCGGCTTTGCGGCCTTTCTTCGTGATGATCAGATCATCAGAGTGATCACTTTTGCTATTGGCCTTTTTACCGGGATTTTCACCTGTTTTTTGGCTGAATTGACGCCTCACTGTGTTGGCGTTTAAGCCGTAGTGATCAGCGTACTCCTTATAAGTGATACCGCGCTCTTCCTTAAGTAATTCAAAGGTTTTGCGGTGTTCTTCCCAGTTTACTTTAGCCATCGATCATGCCATCAGGTACATCATGATTCGATGGTATGCGGTCTGTTTTTTGCAGTGATCACTCCGGTGATCAAAAAAGTGATCAAATAAATGATCACAGCGGAGTGTTAGCTAAAATATCGCGCCTAAAAAGTCCTTTACTACTGGACTTTTTTACGACTTTTGGTACATTTACGGTGCGATTTAAACTCTGAAATTGTCCAATAAGGAATTATAAAGTGACTAAGAAAAACCTTGTTTTTGTAGCAGTGGATGCAGGTTCCGGTAACGTGGCGCTGACTTTTGAGCGTGACGGCAAGATGTTTACGCAGGTTACGCCCGCGCTGGTGCGCCAGGGCAACCAGCAAACCATTGCCAGCGAGGCAACCTCTTCCTGGATCACCGAAGGCCGCAACTACGCCGTAGTGAAACAAGGCGCAGACCTAGTTGATACTTGCGACCCGGATTATCAGATTAGCGCCGCACACCGCGTGCTGGTCATTGACGCCCTGGTGCGGGCAGGACTGAGTGATTGCGACGTGGTGCTGGCCGAGACGCTGCCGGTTAACCAGTTTTACGCCGATAAAGGCGTTATTGACCACGCCCGTATCGACGCGAAGGTTAAGAGCCTGATGACGCCGGTAAGTAACTATAACGACGCCATTGCCGCACCGCGTATCGTGCATGTTGAAGTGTACCCGGAAGCGATTCCTGCTGTGGTATCCGCGCAGGCCGATGATCCATCACTAAACGAGGCCCAAACCCTGCTGGTAGCCGACCTTGGCCGCTTTACATGTGATTTGGCCGTCGTGGACAGTGAATTGCAGGTTGTCAGTCGCCGGACCTCTGAGAACGGCGTACACGTCATGATTAATCGTCTTCATGAACTGCTGCAGGACTTCGAAGCCACCAGCGAAAAGCACATTGATGCAAAAAACCTGAGCATTGAGAGTATCGATCCGATTATCCGCCAGGGCTTTATCGGCTCACGCCTGGAAGCGGCGCGCCACAAACGCATTGACGTTACCCCACTGATTGAGCGTGCAGCGGCAGAGCTGAGTGAAATTATTCGTTCAGATATCCGTAAACTGCATCGCAACTTGCGCGACGTTGACGCTATTCTGCTTGTGGGCGGCGGCGCAAACTATATCGCCGGAAAAATTCACGGCCTTGGGGATCATACGGCTGATTGGCACGACCTTGTGATCACTCCTGACTATCCTGAAATGAGCATTGTTCGCGGCGTCTATATGGCCTTGATGGCAAGCCGCGACGATATTATCGCTGAGCTGAACGGGTAAACACGATGGGAAACCAGACTATCAAGCTAAACGGGCTGGAAGAATACAGCCCCATCACCGCCGCTTTGCAGGAGCACTATAACAGCCTGCAAACGAACATATCGAAACGTCGTCTGATGTATAACTCCCTGCGCAACGGCTACGCACTGGAAGTCATGGGGCTTGGTGGGCTGGTTGAACTTTTGGCCCGGCAGGACTTTATGGCAATGCCAGAAGCAGAGCGCCGCGCACGGTTTATTGCGATGGCTAATGCTCTTACTGGGGATATTTCGGTTAACCAGGCTGCTCCACCAGCAACGTCGAAATACAGCACTGACCCAGATCCGATTAAACCAACAGCTACAGTTAAACCGGAAATGAGCACCGATGAATCCCCGGTTCCGCCACCAGCGGAAATACGAGGCAGTGCGGCCAGCTCAACGCACAATGACGATGAAATGATGACTACGCGTGTTGAAGAGTCGCTCCCTCAGAACTCTCCATCTGCTTTGAAGTTAAACAGAACACGGAAAAAGTAATGCCCTGCGACGGGCGGAATCATTCATGATTTCAAAAGCCATGCGCGAAAGTGCCTGGCTTTTTTCATATTCCCTTTCCTTCTCCTCCCGGGTGCCGCCGTTGAATGGCAGATCGTCATAACATACCTGCCGCCCTCCCCGGACCTTGAACTTGTATCCTTTCACGGAAGTCAGCATGTACTG is part of the Leclercia adecarboxylata genome and encodes:
- the parM gene encoding plasmid segregation protein ParM domain-containing protein translates to MTKKNLVFVAVDAGSGNVALTFERDGKMFTQVTPALVRQGNQQTIASEATSSWITEGRNYAVVKQGADLVDTCDPDYQISAAHRVLVIDALVRAGLSDCDVVLAETLPVNQFYADKGVIDHARIDAKVKSLMTPVSNYNDAIAAPRIVHVEVYPEAIPAVVSAQADDPSLNEAQTLLVADLGRFTCDLAVVDSELQVVSRRTSENGVHVMINRLHELLQDFEATSEKHIDAKNLSIESIDPIIRQGFIGSRLEAARHKRIDVTPLIERAAAELSEIIRSDIRKLHRNLRDVDAILLVGGGANYIAGKIHGLGDHTADWHDLVITPDYPEMSIVRGVYMALMASRDDIIAELNG